The genome window TTACGAAGTCATACAATATCTCATTTGGATCAAGTATTTCGTAACCGTTAATATCGAGAAAGACTAATGAAGAAGCCAATGCTACTCGTTTATTTCCATCCAAAAAAGGATGATTTTTGCATAAGTAATATAAATAGGCAGCTGCTCTATCGAATAGAGAAGGGTGTAAACTGATATCATTAAAAGTAGTCATTGGTTGGTTAATGGCTGATTCGAGAAGTCCGTGATCACGAATGCCAGTTGCTCCGCCATAGAGTTCGATTTGATTTTTGTGAATAAGAATTACATCCTCAATAGAGAGAAATATAGTTTCATCCAGCATTACTGCGCAAGTTTTTTGAGTGTCTTGCCGTGAGCTTTATTAATCTTTTCAAGAGATTTTGTTATACTCTTTTCTATCGGTTTTATAATCAAAGATTTGCCATCAGTAGTTACTTCGAGAGTCGAATTTTGATCAATTTTTAAAAGTTCAAGAATCGGTTTCTCAATTACTAAAGCGGAGCTGTTCCCGTGTTGTACTAATTTTTTTAACATGTTTATCCTGTAATAACAATGTTATAACATTGTATAATCAGTTTCAATCATAAATTTCAGTATTTTTTATTCAAAATAGTATAGAAAATTGTAACTAGAATTTTGTTCTAATTCGCAGTTATTGATCTTTTATCTGTCTTTTTAGAAATTCTCATGTTAAACCTTAATTTTTAGGCTATGTCGTATAACGAACTAGACTAACCGACGTAGGCTGGCCCTGAGTCCCGGAAACGGGACGTTAGGGACTGGAACGACACTTGCGAATGCAAGGGGAGTGCCAGAAGCCTATGTGGCGCAGCCCAAGCGAGGGCTCGTCCCGAAGCGAAGCGGTTAGTTGCTGTTATACGCAGATTGCAATTTGTAAAGTTTCATTAGTAAATTTTCCAGATTAGACAACTACAATTTTCTTCATAAGAAAATGGGAAATTTATATAGTCTTTTTCAAAACTCATAGATCCTTTTTTGTGTTCAAAAGATATTTTTGAAATATATTCAGGTAAGGGATGCATGTAATTGTGACCTTCAAATAGAATAATTGCTGTATATTCCTCAACTATCAAAACAATTTTATTATTTTTAAAATCATATCTAATTTCGTTTTCTGTTAGAAATTTGCTATTACCTGAATAATTTTTTTTGAGAACATTCCGTGCGGGCACGCTTTTCCATTTTTTGATGAAATTTTTTATTTTATATTTTTCATCTTCTTCCGTTTGAAAATCAATATCTTTTGTTGAATCATTTTCACTTAAAAAATTTTTATTGAGATTCTTTTTCAAATAAAAATGTATTTCAATTTTTTCACCTGAATAATTGGAAATTACTACAAATGTAGGGATACTACAAGAAAAAATATGTAATGCTAAAAAAATTAATAGAAAATTTCGGTAGTTTATTCTTTCTTTCATTAAATATTTATAAAGTTTAAATTAAATATTACCTAGTGCTAATTTTTGATATATAAATTAATTTATGTTCGTTTTAGAAGATGTATATTTTGATTTTTTCTTTCAGGCTTAATATTTCAAAGTTTTGCAATTTGCGTATAACGAACTAGGCTTACCGACGTTTCGTGTAGCTGAGCCTCTGAAAGAGGCGTTAGCGTGACACGAAATGTGCCTTTAGGCCGAGAGAGGGCCCCACGAGAATCAGATTTCCTCAGAAATCTGAGGCGAAGTGGACAAGGACCCGATCGAGCGGTAAGCCGTAGTTAATTGCAGTTAGTTATTATAGTATCAAATTTTAGTCGAAAGGAATATCCAATCGAGCGCAAATTTTCTCTTAAATCTTAAAAAGCGTAAATAAACAAACTGCACATTCGTGGAGAGAAAGACTTGAATTGTTTTCTTCCAAAGCGTAAATCGACAACACCCTCATAAAAAAATTTGCGCGATTTCTTCTGTAAATCAACTAATTGCAATTAACGAACTAGTGGAGACGACGTTTCCCGACCCTGAGTCCCGGACGGGACGTTAGGGACTGGCACGGAGTTTGCGGATGCAAACGAGTGACAGGAGGGAAATGTGGCGCAGCCCAAGCGAGGCCTCGTGCCGAAGCGCAGCGTTTCCATGCTGTTATACGCTGCGCATTATTTTCCATAGCAATTCTGTGTGGGAATATAAAATAATTTTCTTATTAGATCATCAAATGTGCTCTTCTGTAAATCTGCAAATAGCGTGTTGAAGGTTTTGAATTTTTTCGTGTTGGTGAATTCTGCTTGAATTTTGTCGAGAGATTCCTCTGTAAATAAAGATACAAGTGGAGCTGGTATTATATCGATAAAACCGAGATTGACGAACCTTGAATAATCATAGCTAATTTTAATATGAAAAAGACCAGGTTTGTTTTCGAATATTTCTAATACATGCCCTAATCCAAATTCGGTTTTTACGGCAGATCCTATTTTTAATGCTATCGTACCTTCGATTAAGTCAACGTTTAACTTATTTATTTCGTTTTCTAGAAAACTGATTTTTTCACCCGGAGATTCATTTAGAGTTAATAGAATATTTGAGGCTCTTACAAAGAAATTGTAAAACCAGAAATAGTATAATTCAGGTGGAGCACCTTCTCCTAGGTTATTCCTTTGATCATAGTGGACTTTTTTACTCAAAAAGGAGTATAGATTATAATAGTCTATTCCTAATAATCTTCTTGTTATAAGATTTGAATCATTAAATAAGTTTTTAAATCGAACAGCGATACTTTTATTATATGCGAAGGAACTTAAATTGGTAAATTTAAGCTTTCCATCATTTGAATATTTTTCAAATGATGGGCTTTCAATATCATAGAAAGAACGAATATTTTTCCGAATATTTTCTCTTTCTTTCATAAATTCATGCCATGTTTTATTTTTACATGCTGTTTCAATATCGTCAGTATTTTCTATTAATGCAAGTTCCGAATAATATTCCATTGATATTCTTAATAGAACTAATATTTGAATATATTCTGACTCTTTTTCAGATAGAGTGAGAAAATTAGATTTGTTCTGTATTTCTTTGATCTGCTTAAAAGTGATCTTTCTGGAGTAAGCTAATTTTAAGAATGATATTGCCGATGGAATAAGAGAAGATGCGACTCTAGAAAGATAATATTTCCTATATGATGTTAGAAGATCGATACCATTCGTAAGTGGAACAAACTCAATTTCTTTATCTATCAAATCAATTGTTTTAATTACTAATTCAAGATTCATTGTTAATGCGTTGCGTATAACGAATTAGTCTTCCCGAAGTTGTCCGACCCTGAGTCCCGGAACGGGACGTTAGGGACTGGCACGTAGCTTGCGTATGCGAGCGAGTGACAGAAGGACAATTTGCCGCAGGCCGAGTGAGGGCTTGTCCCGAAACGTAGCGGGAAGACGCTGTTATGCGACGTTTTTTATTGATATTAAAAACTACTTAACTGAAAATTCCATTTCTTCATTTTTGTAAAATATGAAATTATTATCGAAGTCATATGAAAAGCCTGTTAAATGATTTCTTGGAGTAACTATTTTAAGGGAATTTGATTTATTCTGAGCATTTTTGCTAAAAGAAACAACATTTCTGATACACATTATAAAGTCATTTCCTGTCTTGTAGATATAATTTTGGTAAGGATATTTTTCGTTAAAATAATAAGGATTAAATTTCTTGTTATAATTTCCTCTCGAATAGTATGAATAAGGATAAAAGTAGGAAACAACGGAAAGCGATTCAAAATCATTTAAAATGAATTTATAATTAACAACATCATCAAGGATGTTAATATCTTTTTCTTTATCGTAACAAATTTCATATAGAATGTTAATGTTATTTTGATCAAATTGATCAACGCTAATGGTTTCATTTTTATTAAAAGTAGCGTTGTTTGGATCGGTTAAGATTAATTTTAAATTTTCAAATTCAAGAAAGAAAGCCGATTGATCATAAAATGCAGATCCATAAAAAGCAGCTTCTTGAAATCTATTACTTGATATTTTTTTTAATTTGTAATTTGAGTTTAAACCAGGTGAAATTATAGTTAGAGCACAATTAAATAAGGTTAAAATTATTAATATAGGAATTTTATTCATATTTATTTTTAAAAAATGTCGCATAACGAACTAGCGAAGACGACGTTTCCCGACCCTGAGTCCCGACGGGACGTTAGGGACTGGCCACGTAGCTTGCGTATGCAAGCGAGTGCCAGAAGGGAAATGTGCCGCAGGCCGAGCGAGGCCTCGTGCCGAAGCGAAGCGTTTCCGCGATGTTAGTCGCAGTTGTCTCTTTTTTTACGTTTATTAAATTTTAGAATATTCGCCGTTATTCTCTTTGCAATTTTGTGTCGAGTTTATTTCGTTCCATGTAGATAAGTAATAAATAGTCGACGATAACTTAGGTATTTTGCATTTCGCAATGTAATTTTCGCATTTAGTCGCAGAATTGGAATTTGGAATGTAAAGATTGCATAAATTAATATTTGAATTATAAGAACCAGAGTTAAATTCGATACATCTAGAATTATTATTATCAATACAAGCTATTGATAATTTTGCTTCATCATCCTTTAACAGAGTATAAAAGGCAGCTGCCTCATTAAAAGAGATTAATTCACAAGGTCCACAGGAACCAATATCTGTTTTAAGGAAAATAAGGAGAGTACATAATCCAATGGAGTAAATGAAGATTTTTAATGATTTAGATTTCAACCCAGATTCCTTTTAAATTTGAATTACAGTCATTAATTGCGTCATTACGAGAGATTGAGTTATTGTAGATTTTCTTAAAAGTTGATTGATCACCCTCAATTTTACATTGGCCAATAGCATTATTATTTGAGCAAAGTTCATATCTATATTCAACACCATTAAATATACAAAGATCTTTGTTTATCTTATCATTTGAAACATTACTTTTTTCGATACAATAAGTTGAAAATTTGCATGAAGAGCTAGTTGCTCCCAAAGGAGCCGAAGATGATAATAATATGATAAAAGAGGATGGGATGCCGTTCTTTGGGCAAGTCCCACATGGTTTTCCACATGATAAATTTAATAGAAGAACGAGAAAGGAAAATCTTATGAATATTTTCATAGTTTAGTTTTTCATTGAGACAATTGCGACTAACGAACTAGTGGAGACGACGTTTCTCGTAGCTGAGCCTACGTAGTAGGCGTTAGCGTCGGCGCGTCTTCTTGCGGAGCGAGAAGCGTGACGGAGAGAAATGTGCCGCAGGCCAAGCGAGGCCGTTAGTGCCGAAGCGCAGCGTTTCCACGCTGTTATGCGAAGTTGTTGTTAGCTAATTTTCTTTTTCTAAAAACCAAGAAGCAACAAAGCCGGTAAATGTTCCAAAAAGTCCAACGCCTACTGTCATTAATATTGCTCCGATGATTCTGCCTTCTGTGGTTAAGGGAAATTTATCTCCGTAACCAACGGTCGTAACTGTCACATAGGACCACCAAAGTGCATCTTCAGCGGATTTGATGTTGCTATTCGGATCATTTTCTACCTGGAGTATTGCAATTGATGCAAAAATAATAGTAAGAAATGAGAATAGCGCAACGGTTGAAAATGTTCCCTTGGGTTTATTTTTGAAAAGAATACTTGTAACAGCTTTGAAAGATCTTAAAATTCTAAGTACTCTTAATATTCTAATAATCCGAAAGATACGTCCATACCTTAATGCATCTATGTTTGGGATAGATGAAATTAAATCAATCCAGCCCCATTTAATGAATTTTAGTTTATCCGAAGAGTTTTTGAATTTAATTAAAAATTCAAGAATGAAATAAAAACAGATAATATTATCGATTATATCTAAAAGCCGCTGTTGTTCATTATCATATTTATAAAAGATTCCAGTTAATAAAGTGCCTAGAATATAAATTGAAAGAATTAGGGTAAATATGTCTAAAATTGAAAGTATACTTTTTCTATCGTTCAAAACTTAATACTCCAAGAGTCAAGTAGTAAATATAGGGAATAGTACTACTACTTGACAAAGAAAAATTTACTTACTTTTTTTCTTTCCACCAACGTAATGACTACCTTTTCCTTTACTATTCTTTCCACCGACTCTTTTGCTTCCCTTTCTTCCGCCTGCCTCTAAAGCAATTGCGGTAAAAAGGCTAAATAGAATTAGCAATGAAATTAATTTTAGTTTCTTCATGTGATACCTTCTGTGTTTGATTTATAAAGAATTTAAAAGCAAGTTTTTATAAGTAAATAATAAATTTTCAACAATTTCGCATAACGAACTAGACTTACCGAAGTTCCCTGACCCTGAGTCCCGGAGGGACGTTAGGGACTGGCACGTAGCTTGCGATTGCAAGCGAGTGACAGAAAGGGAATTTGCCGTAGGCCGAGCGAGGCCTTGTGCCGAAGCGTAGCGGTAAGTCGCTGTTATACGACGGTTCGGATCTAAAGTTTTAATCCGGCTTCTAAATATACTGATCTTAAGATCTCACTGCTATTGGCAGCATTGTAAATAACATAATTGAAATTTGTAATGCTGTCTAGATCGTATTTATATTGTGGCTCAGCAACATAATTAACAGTCATAGAATATGAATTTATTTTTGTTCTGGCCTCTAAAGTCAGTATACCAATCGATAAAAAGTATAGATCATCGAAGTCATAATTTAATTTTATACCAAATTCCCCGCCTACGTAAATAGCATTAGGGTCGGAATTGTAAGAAACAGGCGAACGGTTTGTGTAGATTCCGCTGTATCTATTGTCGATTTTGCCAAATAAATAGAAGTAGTTATAGTGAATTAAAAGATTGAAATTCCAATATTTATCAGTTTGATATTCAAATCCAATTTCTGGGCCAAAAAATTTTTGACCTAGAGTATAATTGAATCGATAGCCACTTCCATCCGAGAGCTCAGATTTAATATATCTTAAACCGAAAGAGAGTCGAAACTTGTCTGGGGTATAATCATATAAAATTGTATTTCTGAATTGATTCCTAAGATATGGACCTGTCGAAACGGGAACTAGGTCGCAGTAACGTCCAAGACAAGCTATATCCCTCATTCCAATATTTCCTTTTTTATACTCTTGAAATTCCGATTGGAATGAAAAGTTAGAGTTATCAAATTTTTTTCTAAAACCAAATTCAAATCCAGGAATGGTTTTCTTATCATATTGATCAAAATATTTAAAATTTTGTAAAAGCATTCTTTGTTCAAAAGAATCAATAAAAGTAGAATATCTTCTGAGATAAATTGAGAAAGATCTATTTTTCTTAGTTTGGTCTTGGTTTATTTCTTCAGCAAATAACTGAGAAGAAATTATTAAAAGGATAATTGTTGCTATTTTTTTCATAAATTTATTTCCGAACTGTCGTATAACGAACTAGCTAACCGACGTAGGCTGGCCCTGAGTCCCAACGGGACGTTAGGGACTGGAACGACACTTGCGTAGGCAAGGGGAGTGCCAGAAGCCTATGTGTCGCAGACCGAGCGAGGGCTAGTCCCGAAGCGAAGTGGTTAGCGGCAGTTATACGCCGTAAGTTATTTCTTTCAATTTCATGCAAAAATTAAAATTATCTTCATTGTATTGCTTTATAAATTTCAGTAGTTTTTTGTCGAAGGTTAGAATATAGTGTTCGGGTAGATATATAAGTAGTAAAGAGTCTGCTATATCATTTATTTTGATTTTTCTACCAGTAGTATAATAATCCAATGCAATTTCAACTTTATATCTGTATGGAAGTAGATAGTTCGGATCCTCAAATCTTCTCGTTAAAAAATTTAACATATCTAATTGATTATTTTTGAGATAATTAATTGCTTTTTTTGGATTGAAAAATTTCTCCTCGATTTCATTTTCATTTTGTAAATAATCGGAGAGGTCAATTTGTTCTGATATACATTTTAAAAAAATATTTATAAAATTATAATAAGCTTTTGTTAAGTTTTCTAAAGATTCGTTTAAAAATTTTAATCTTCCCGTATTATCTGGTTTAAAATATGCGGAAGTGATTTCTTTAGAAAATTTCGGAATCAGATTTTCAATTATATCCATTAAATAAAAGAAATTTTTTGAATCAAGTTCTGTTTCATTTTCTTCATTAATTTTTGTAATACCGGCAGAATATGCTAATATAAAATATAATATTTGTATCAATATAGAGAAAGCGTTTGATATCAGGGCTTCGTTTTGATCTCGAAATACGTTTAGAAATTTCTCAGTTTTATCATCCGATTCGAAGATTTTTTTGATTACTTCAGTTGTAAGAAATTGAATTTTGTTCGGAACTACATCAATAATCGATATATTATATTTTGTAATTAAATTACGAGCAGGTATTGCTCCTAACTGAATTGCTAATTCATTAAAACAAACTAAATTTGTAACTAGCAGTTCATTTTCAGATGAGTTAGAGAGCATTTTGATAGAATTTAAGATATTTTGCCCTGCAGACTGACTAATATTTAGAAGTATATTCGTATCAAGTATTAACATTTAACTTATGGCGTATAACGAACTAGACTAACCGACGTAGGCTGACCCTGAGTCCCCGGAGGGGACGTTAGGGCTGGAACGACACTTGCGCAGGCAAGGGGAGTGCCAGAAGCCTATGTGGCGCAGCCCAAGCGAGGGCGAAGTCCCGAAGCGAAGCGGTTAGTCGCTGTTATACGACGTTTTTAAATTTTAATATCATTTAGCGTCTTTTTGATTAAATTTTGAATTAAAAAATTTCGATTATTCGATGAATTGGAAAAAGGCAAACCAAACAAGGGAATTATACCGATGTAAGTTCTCATTTTACCGCTATTAATAATCTTATTTGAGTAAAATTTGGTTTGGCGATTAAACAACCTAGCTTGAATTTCAAGATCTGTGTCAAAGTAGGCAGGTAAGAGTGTCATAGTCAGTCCACTAACAAAAGCCAATAAAAATGGATAATTATTTTTAAAAACAATATTAAGTTCCAATTCGTTTGGTGCAGAGGTAGAATCAATCGATATTTTCGAATTAGATAATTCAGTTTTAATACATTCCTTAATATATTTAATATCTTTCTGAATAAGATAATCACCTTCGTTTATTTGTAGAGGTTGATCAAATAATTCATTATTTACGTAATATTCATATGCTATATGCAATGAGTATTCGGTTTTCTCATTTTTCTGAACAAAATGGCTATTATCTATATTTGTTATGGTTGAGCAATTTAAAGTTATAGATAAGATTAAAAGCATTTTTAATTTTCTCATTGAGCTAAAACCTCTTTTATAGAGTTTAGTATGAATTTCGATTTTAATTGAGGAATTTCTCTCCTTGATTTCCAAATATCGTATATATCATCATTAATAATGTTTTCGTCACTGAATACTTTTTTTGCCAATATTTTTTTTTGTGAATTAAAAGTTGTTAATTCTAATTTAATCTTAGAATCAAAATTACCAATATCTCCACCAAACCAGATATATAGAGTCAGTGTAGCCAATGATAACGGAAAATAATAGGGATCTACTTGAAGTTTATTTTCATATTCTAAAAATTTTAGATCAATAATAGAAGAATTGTTAGCTAAAGGGAAATCTGAGTAATATGCAACGGATTCAAATTCTTGGCTATTTTCGAGAAGGTTTTTTATATTACTTTTTATCGTTTGCTCTTGAAAAGTTTTCAAGTCTCCGCTTTCGCTTATAATTTCTATATTTCTAATATAAATTTTCTTCTTTATTTGATTAATTTCAGAATTTTTATATTTTTGATCAATCAAAGACGATTTATGTTCTAGACAATTTAATAAAATTAAAAATATAAAACATGTCGTAATATTGTTATTAATCATAATTTTTCCTCTTTCTGTTGATTTTTTAAAAATGTCGTATAACGAACTAGACTTACCGAAGTTCCCTGACCCTGAGTCCCGGAGACGGGACGTTAGGGACTGGCACGTAGTTTGCGGATGCAAACGAGTGACAGAAAGGGAATTTGCCGCAGGCCGAGCGAGGCCGTAAGTGCCGAAGCGCAGCGGTAAGTTGCTGTTATACGAAGGTTCGCTAATTAAATCAGCTGATTTTCGTCTTTAAAAAATTCATCAATTTTAAATTCTTTAATAAACTTATCTAAATCTTCTTTGGAGATTAAATTGTCGATCCGAAGACTTTGTACATATCGAGATAGTACTTCCTGAGTTGCCAATTCAGTCTTTTCTATAATATTCCCTTTATTTAAGGAACATACAAAGTTAAGATTTGTTTTGGAAACTTTTGCTTTTTTACCGATTTTTCTTAATAAATCATCAAAGCTTTCATCTAGTAAATCTGAAAAGGCATAAAATAATGCCTTTTTTATATATTCCTTGGTAAATGGTAGATTGGGTTTATCCTGAATAGATATTTCTTCTAAAGCAAAAAGCTTTTCCATTATCAAAAAACGATCTAATATTAAAATTAAAGAATAAATTTCATTTGCTAAGTTCGGTAAATGTTCTTCGATTTTCTGAATTTCTTTTTTAAAATTTCGAATTTCATTGGGAAAATTATTAAGGATATCTCCATATTGATCAATTGCTTTAATTTTCTTTGCAATTTTCGGAAGTAATGAATAAAAGTAGATTTTCGAATTGAGATAGTTGAAATATAGTCTTAGCAGAAATGTATAAGATTTTTGATAAAAAAGATTTTCTTTTTTAGAAACTTCTCTGATTTCGAGAATCTTTGATAAAAATATAAATAGACCAAATATAACTGTTGTGAAGTAACTCCAGTTGTCTTTTGTGAATGTTATAATATCCATTTTATTTTAAATTTTGCGAGCTTTCGTATAACGATAGAGGCTTACCGACGTTTCGTGTAGCTGAGCCTCGGTAGGAGGCGTTAGCGTGACACGAAATGTGCCTTTAGGCCGAGCGAGGACCCCACGAGATCCAGATTTCCACAGAAATCTGAGGCGAAGTGGATAAGGACCTGAGCGAGCGGTAAGGCGATGTTAATTGCAGTAGGTTGTTACAGGAATAGATATTAGTCGAAAGTGAAATCTCATCAAGCGCGAAAATTTTCGATCCGAATCTTTCTTTTGTAAATATCCAGATTGGAACTAGTGAATTTAAAACACTCATCTTTCTTCGTTTAATCGAAAAATGACATTCTTTAGCAAAGCACAGTTTTATTAAAGAATCATTGAAGAGAGTTTTCCCTACTAAAAGGTAGTTTTATATTAATTCTTCAACCCTTTCTAAAGAAAATTTTCGCGCACTTTTTTTGTATGATTTAACCTATTGCAATTAACGATAGAGGCTTACCGACGTTTCGTGTAGCTGAGCCTCAGTAGGAGGCGTTAGCGTAACACGAAATGTGCCTTTAGGCCGAGCGAAGGCCCCACGAGATCCAGATTTCCACAGAAATCTGAGGCGAAGTGGCTAAGGACCTGAGCGAGCGGTAAGGCGATGTTAATTGCAGTTAGTTTTAATAGGAAAAAGTTAAATCGCAAGGTTTATAAAATCGAGCGCAAATTTTTCTCTTAATTCTTAAGAAGCGTAAATCTTTCACAGCACTTACGAGTAAGGAAAGGTCAATCTTCTTTAAAGAACTTACATCGACAAAAACATCTTAAAAAAAATTTGCGCGTTATTTTCTTTGGATCAACTAATTGCAATTAACGATAGAGGCTTACCGACGTTTCGTGTAGCTGAGCCTCTGAAGGAGGCGTTAGCGTAACACGAAATGTGCCTTTAGGCCGAGCGAAGGCCCCACGAGATCCAGATTTCCACAGAAATCTGAGTCGAAGTGGATAAGGACCTGAGCGAGCGGTAAGGCGATGTTAATTGCAGTTGGTTATCTATTGAATTTGTTAGAAATACGAAGTGGGCTAATCCCAAGCGCGCAAATTTTCGCTCATATTTGTTTTTCTTTAAAGCGCGCCGATCATTCATGAAGCATGGGAACCGTGAAAAAAAATA of Leptospira wolbachii serovar Codice str. CDC contains these proteins:
- a CDS encoding type II toxin-antitoxin system death-on-curing family toxin; its protein translation is MLDETIFLSIEDVILIHKNQIELYGGATGIRDHGLLESAINQPMTTFNDISLHPSLFDRAAAYLYYLCKNHPFLDGNKRVALASSLVFLDINGYEILDPNEILYDFVIGVAEGQYKLEEIKKILESLAKLNI
- a CDS encoding AbrB/MazE/SpoVT family DNA-binding domain-containing protein, producing the protein MLKKLVQHGNSSALVIEKPILELLKIDQNSTLEVTTDGKSLIIKPIEKSITKSLEKINKAHGKTLKKLAQ
- a CDS encoding potassium channel family protein yields the protein MNDRKSILSILDIFTLILSIYILGTLLTGIFYKYDNEQQRLLDIIDNIICFYFILEFLIKFKNSSDKLKFIKWGWIDLISSIPNIDALRYGRIFRIIRILRVLRILRSFKAVTSILFKNKPKGTFSTVALFSFLTIIFASIAILQVENDPNSNIKSAEDALWWSYVTVTTVGYGDKFPLTTEGRIIGAILMTVGVGLFGTFTGFVASWFLEKEN